The region ATCATTTCGGCTTCACGACCTGCGATCGCTTGAGTTTGAGGTGTACCTTTGGGTTTCTGGAATAAAAATTTATAAGACATGACATTCTCCGTCCCGTCAGGGAAAAGTTAAAGAGAACTTCCTTCGCCTCGACCAAAGAGAAGGAATCGGCAGGGTAGGACTCGAACCTACAAAATCTTTCGATTATTTGATCCCGATAACCCTCTACAGTTCGGTCTTTGCAGACAAGGGTTTCTATAAAGGATATTTGTCAAGTGCGTTTACCAATTTTCGCCACCTGCCGAGAATTTGAACAACTAAAAGCTAATCGCTAACAGCTAAGCGCTAACAACTAAAAACTTTTAGAGGGGGTGGAATGGGACTCGAACCCACATCTCGCGACATAAAGGGGGAGATCGTTAGAAGCGATAACCTTAAAGTCTGCGTCCCTTACGGGCAAAAGTGCGTTCTACCAGTTGAACTATCCACCCCAAGATTGGAATTTTGATTTTGGACTTTATTAAGGAGAGATGGCAACCAGCAGGCAAAACATCTAGTTTAGGAAGGGATTTTGGGGATTGAACCCAATCACCTCATGGAGGTGATGCAACCAAAGCGATAACCCTAGCCAATTCGTCCCTTTAATTACTACATGGCGCAAAGCGCCACATAGTAATCTAGGGCAAAGAGAAGTTTCGATTGCGATCGCATAACTATCTCTCCAAAACATTACTCAAAATCAAACTCCCAATTGACGGAGAGGGACTCGAACCCCCGACACTTGGCGTTTCAGGCGATAACCCTAAATCTGCGACCTTTGCAGGTAAGTGACGAAAAAGGATGTTTTCAATGCTCTACCACTGAGCTACCCGTCAATATTTAGCGAATTTAAATTTTGCCTATGGCAAAATTTAAAATGAGAGTTTTGGTTTGGTGATAGATGCCACTTACGAACAAGCAGCACCTATCTGGTAGCAATAACCCTGAATGCTTCAGCCCAGATAGGCAAGTCATTGCATAAAGGAATTCAGCAGTTCGCGAGGCTGCATCTCCTTTCCCAATTGCTACACAACTACTTGAGTAGTACTTGTAGTATCAATCAGGTTAGGCGTTCTACGCGCTTGAACTACGCTGCACTACATTTATACTACACGTACTACAAGAATGCAATAGCGATCGCAAATTTATTTAGCCAATTCTTTTTCTATCGTAAAACCCAGTGAAATTTTTTAAATTTCACTGGGTTTTATGGCAGCACAAAGCGCTATATTTTATATTGCTCACTACATCCCAAAGTGATCGCAATTATTTTTACTCTTTAGTTGGTTGATAAATGCGGATGAGCCCACGCTAAATGATCCAAAGATTTCCCGTGATATTCTCCCGCTGTAATGCTCGCTTCTCCATAGGCAATGCAAGCATAAATGTCTTCTGGTTGCAGTTGGGGATATTCTTCTAGTAGTTCAGGGATGCTAGTACCACTGGCGAGAAAGTCGAGAATTAGGGATACCCAGATGCGATGTCCGCGAATACAGGGTTTTCCAAAACAGATATTAGGGTTAATCGAGATTCGGTTTAGAAGTTCTTCTTGTTTCATAACTTTTTTTTGTTTTAAGCATCAAATGCGATCGCCATGATGCTCATCCTCTTATCATGTTTATATTTTATATCGCCTATCACTACATTTACTGGACGGATCGCCTAAATCATCAGTATCTAATCGCTCTGCAAAGCTTGACAGTTACTTAAAACGAGATTTTAGTTAATAATCGCTATTTGAGCTTTCAGAAAATTAAGGGAGATCTCTTCGTAGTCTATCAGCCCTTATTTTTACGAATTTTGATCTTTGATGAACTTATAAATTTTCTGAATTACTTCTTGTGTAGACCGAGGAAGATCTTGGTAGCGGATTTTGGGTAGGGCTTTATTACAGAAACTGGGTTTGTTGCTTATAGTTCCCGCTATCTTTTTCGTAGAGCCTGAACAGTGTTTATAGCCTCCTTTACGGGAATAAGGTTGATCCTTAAAAACTTGCTCCTCGATAAATGTTCCTAAATAATGATTTTGATATGAGCTATAAGATTTATCTGGAAGTTGTAGGTTTGGATTCTTTTCATATTCAAGAATGACTTCTTTAATAACATTATAAGGAAGAAGATTTTCTATCTCTCTAGCAGGTAAAACAACCAATCGTTTACCAAGAAGCCTATTAAGTTTGTCTTTACGGGCAAGTTTTGTATCTCCATCTTTATCT is a window of Pseudanabaena sp. BC1403 DNA encoding:
- a CDS encoding DUF433 domain-containing protein, translated to MKQEELLNRISINPNICFGKPCIRGHRIWVSLILDFLASGTSIPELLEEYPQLQPEDIYACIAYGEASITAGEYHGKSLDHLAWAHPHLSTN